Proteins from a genomic interval of Paenibacillus sp. FSL R5-0623:
- a CDS encoding GNAT family protein — protein sequence MKETPVTFHVVPMREEHAELICSWQYDPPYNIYSWLPWEQMKALEVEFGDAQLRQEQYAIVLDQNDRICGFAQYFPLQGVTRIGLGMHPELCGQGQGAAFVTAIVQEAIRRNPTNEIDLEVLTWNARAIQVYLKSGFVTQDTYERQTPSGLKPFHCMVYEGPRG from the coding sequence ATGAAGGAAACCCCTGTGACGTTTCACGTTGTACCCATGCGAGAAGAACATGCGGAGCTTATCTGCAGTTGGCAGTATGACCCGCCTTACAATATCTACAGCTGGCTCCCCTGGGAGCAGATGAAAGCTCTGGAAGTGGAATTTGGAGATGCACAGCTGCGGCAGGAGCAATACGCGATCGTCCTGGATCAGAACGATCGTATATGTGGGTTTGCCCAATACTTCCCACTTCAAGGGGTAACCCGGATTGGCCTTGGCATGCATCCAGAGCTGTGTGGTCAGGGTCAAGGGGCAGCTTTTGTCACTGCCATTGTACAGGAAGCTATTCGCCGAAATCCCACGAATGAGATTGATCTGGAAGTACTCACTTGGAATGCTCGTGCCATTCAAGTCTATCTGAAGAGTGGATTTGTCACCCAGGATACATACGAACGACAGACCCCAAGCGGCTTGAAGCCCTTTCACTGTATGGTTTATGAAGGGCCTCGCGGTTAG
- a CDS encoding ATP-binding protein, producing the protein MSIKTKLSMIMSCSVLVILVLNIALSYYTTEENLRQDSENKMVLTAKQIAIAVEQNQYSSDYVKRQIGNNLWLAAVMAAEELDPDINNITNEELVRLSQKVGVSHISLMEQTDDDIVVSRSSDPREIGLSTKSMTYWYQAFKQLFEKQQVTIPQGQKLEHFWSDGFEYSTSSPSDIDIWGYYHDGKRNYIINPFYNNTEVDDYVKISSPDEILNKIREVNPSILEITGINPLTFGSPNMGDDGRDSNFSKLNNRPIRFGTYQYGSTDEDHRAVVRAIRTGQNVSFVSETHEQKVLKSFIPIFTPNQSSYVISIVMDYKQISSMVSEQLVSHASISLVLLEIVIFGSYLLAGYITRPIQSILGKVNDVAEGHFDFRLKVRRKDELGQLANRINAMIRNLGHYTSRLKQMYEENRAVKEHLESIINQTADAIHITDLEGKVLRVNRAFEQLYGFRSREVEGRNLKIIPPEAEEEMKRQHAQLVEGMSITSNETTWMKKDGTRVEVSVSTAPVRDEAGEITALISVSRDITSRNRMEELLRRSEKLTTVGQLAAGVAHEIRNPLTTLRGFLQLQQESNKLNHRHLDLMLSELDRINLIVGEFLILAKPQAVHFQNRDIRFILGDVISLLDSQAHLHGVEFVLRASSDSAMVHCEENQLKQVFINLLKNGMEAMPNGGSIHIKLKHDEQSKRVRIEIRDEGIGIPEEMMPKLGEPFFTNKESGTGLGLMVSQRIIQSHKGMMDIKSILNKGTTVIIELPASEQQPEVIEVDQVTDEPFTDEEK; encoded by the coding sequence TTGTCTATTAAAACGAAATTATCCATGATTATGTCGTGCTCAGTGCTCGTTATTTTAGTGTTGAATATCGCACTGAGTTATTATACTACAGAAGAGAATCTGAGGCAGGACAGTGAAAACAAGATGGTGCTCACTGCAAAGCAGATTGCAATTGCTGTCGAACAGAATCAATACAGTTCGGATTATGTAAAACGGCAGATTGGAAACAATCTGTGGCTTGCTGCTGTCATGGCAGCGGAAGAATTGGACCCGGATATTAATAATATCACAAATGAAGAACTTGTACGCTTGAGCCAAAAGGTCGGCGTCTCACATATATCGTTAATGGAGCAGACGGATGATGACATCGTTGTTAGCCGCTCTTCGGATCCGAGAGAAATCGGGCTGTCCACCAAATCCATGACCTATTGGTATCAGGCCTTTAAGCAGTTGTTTGAAAAACAGCAGGTGACGATTCCCCAAGGGCAGAAGTTGGAGCATTTCTGGTCAGATGGATTCGAATATTCAACCTCCAGTCCTTCGGATATTGATATCTGGGGTTACTACCATGATGGAAAGAGAAACTACATAATCAATCCTTTCTATAATAATACGGAAGTTGATGACTATGTGAAAATCTCTAGTCCGGATGAGATTTTAAATAAAATTCGTGAGGTCAATCCCTCCATTCTGGAGATTACAGGCATCAATCCGTTGACTTTTGGCAGCCCGAACATGGGCGATGACGGAAGAGATTCGAACTTTAGCAAGTTGAATAACAGACCGATTCGTTTTGGTACATACCAGTATGGTTCTACGGATGAGGATCATCGTGCTGTGGTGCGCGCCATTCGAACAGGGCAAAATGTATCTTTTGTCAGTGAAACGCACGAACAGAAGGTATTGAAGAGTTTTATTCCCATATTCACACCCAATCAGTCTTCCTATGTGATCAGTATTGTCATGGACTATAAGCAAATATCCTCCATGGTATCTGAGCAGTTGGTGAGCCATGCCTCCATATCGTTGGTTCTTCTGGAGATCGTGATCTTTGGCAGCTATCTGCTCGCAGGGTATATTACGCGTCCGATCCAATCCATACTGGGCAAAGTGAATGATGTAGCGGAAGGTCACTTTGATTTCCGTCTGAAAGTAAGGAGGAAGGATGAGCTGGGCCAACTGGCCAATCGTATTAATGCCATGATTCGTAATTTGGGCCATTATACGAGCCGTCTGAAACAGATGTATGAAGAGAATCGGGCGGTGAAAGAACATCTGGAGTCCATTATCAATCAGACAGCGGATGCCATTCACATTACGGATCTTGAAGGAAAAGTGCTTCGGGTTAACCGGGCATTTGAACAATTATATGGCTTTCGAAGTCGTGAGGTGGAAGGTCGTAATCTGAAGATCATCCCGCCAGAGGCAGAAGAAGAAATGAAACGTCAGCATGCCCAACTCGTTGAAGGGATGTCCATTACGTCCAACGAAACCACCTGGATGAAGAAAGACGGGACCCGAGTAGAGGTCAGTGTTAGTACGGCTCCGGTACGAGACGAGGCTGGAGAGATTACCGCGCTCATTAGTGTCTCCAGGGACATTACAAGTCGTAATCGGATGGAAGAACTGCTCAGACGTTCTGAGAAGCTAACAACCGTGGGCCAGCTTGCAGCAGGTGTGGCACATGAGATTCGTAATCCACTGACCACGCTGCGCGGATTCCTACAGTTACAGCAAGAGAGCAACAAGCTGAATCATCGTCATCTGGATCTGATGTTATCGGAGCTGGATCGAATCAACCTTATTGTCGGTGAATTTCTGATTTTGGCGAAACCGCAGGCGGTTCATTTTCAGAATCGGGATATTCGTTTTATTCTTGGCGATGTCATCTCGTTACTGGATAGTCAGGCGCATCTGCATGGTGTAGAATTTGTACTGCGTGCCTCATCCGATTCAGCTATGGTACACTGTGAAGAGAACCAGTTGAAGCAGGTATTCATCAATTTGCTGAAAAATGGTATGGAGGCCATGCCAAATGGAGGAAGCATCCATATCAAGCTCAAGCATGACGAGCAGTCGAAACGCGTCAGAATTGAGATCAGGGATGAAGGCATTGGTATCCCGGAAGAGATGATGCCCAAGCTTGGGGAGCCTTTCTTTACGAATAAAGAGTCTGGGACAGGGCTTGGCCTGATGGTCAGTCAGCGCATTATTCAATCACATAAGGGCATGATGGATATTAAAAGCATCTTGAACAAGGGAACAACGGTTATCATTGAACTGCCTGCATCCGAGCAACAACCGGAAGTTATTGAGGTAGATCAGGTAACGGATGAACCATTTACAGATGAAGAGAAATAG
- the tadA gene encoding tRNA adenosine(34) deaminase TadA: MTDHSLQPDLGNLSEEAQHEHWMREAIAEAYKAEALGEVPIGAVIVQNNQVIGRGYNLRETTLDSTAHAEMVAIRQASETIGAWRLLDCSLYVTLEPCPMCAGAIVQSRVPRVIYGTADPKAGCAGTLMNLLQEPRFNHRTEVIPDILQPECSTMLTQFFRRLRKK, from the coding sequence ATGACTGACCATTCTCTCCAGCCCGATCTTGGGAATTTATCTGAGGAGGCTCAACATGAGCACTGGATGCGGGAGGCCATTGCCGAGGCCTACAAAGCTGAGGCTCTTGGGGAAGTGCCGATTGGAGCTGTAATCGTACAAAATAACCAAGTTATCGGTCGGGGATACAATCTGCGTGAAACTACACTGGATTCCACTGCCCATGCAGAGATGGTGGCTATTCGTCAGGCCAGCGAGACCATTGGAGCTTGGCGTTTGTTGGATTGTTCTCTGTACGTCACACTGGAACCTTGTCCGATGTGTGCAGGTGCAATTGTGCAATCCAGGGTCCCCCGCGTAATCTATGGTACGGCTGATCCCAAGGCAGGCTGTGCAGGTACACTGATGAACCTGCTACAGGAGCCTCGTTTTAACCATCGCACCGAGGTGATCCCGGATATCCTCCAGCCTGAATGCTCCACGATGCTAACTCAATTTTTCAGACGTCTGCGTAAAAAATAA
- the rbsK gene encoding ribokinase, producing the protein MSDYNQKQPLIAVVGSLNMDLVVKTDMIPEEGETVSGEELHYLAGGKGANQAVAAARLGGQTKMIGAVGSDGFGERLLHSLTESGADASQVRILEDTVTGTASIWLSRGDNRIIVIPGANGQVVPEMLEEADTVKSLTAAAAVLLQLEIPLPAVTRAAQLAAEGSALVVLNPAPAVPGLPQELLRCVDVVTPNRSELTALTSRDHLRPEDLDAAVAELAASLGAAVVTTLGPEGAVYAAAPGGRVQAGRAGACRAPGYAVSAVDTTGAGDCFNGALAVALARGETLDAAVGFAMGAAALSVTKLGAQSGMPSAREVEAFLAEHAADA; encoded by the coding sequence ATGTCAGACTATAATCAGAAACAACCTCTCATTGCTGTCGTAGGCAGTCTCAATATGGATCTCGTGGTGAAGACAGACATGATTCCGGAAGAGGGAGAGACGGTGAGCGGTGAGGAACTGCATTATCTCGCTGGTGGCAAAGGGGCCAACCAGGCTGTTGCCGCTGCGCGTCTGGGTGGACAGACTAAGATGATTGGTGCGGTGGGATCGGACGGTTTTGGCGAACGTCTGCTGCACAGTCTGACGGAAAGTGGTGCAGATGCCTCGCAGGTTCGCATATTGGAAGACACGGTTACAGGGACGGCGTCCATTTGGCTCTCTAGGGGAGACAACCGGATTATTGTTATTCCTGGTGCGAATGGGCAAGTGGTGCCTGAGATGCTGGAAGAGGCGGATACGGTAAAAAGCCTGACTGCAGCCGCAGCGGTGCTGCTACAGCTGGAGATCCCGCTGCCAGCGGTTACCCGCGCCGCCCAACTGGCGGCTGAAGGCAGCGCACTGGTGGTGCTCAACCCGGCTCCCGCGGTGCCGGGTCTGCCGCAGGAGCTCCTGCGGTGCGTCGACGTTGTCACGCCGAACCGCAGTGAGCTTACCGCGCTTACCAGCCGGGATCATCTCCGGCCGGAAGACCTGGATGCGGCGGTCGCAGAGCTCGCCGCATCCCTCGGGGCCGCTGTCGTCACGACGCTCGGCCCCGAGGGGGCTGTGTACGCGGCGGCGCCTGGTGGCCGCGTACAAGCAGGGCGTGCCGGCGCGTGCCGTGCGCCCGGCTACGCCGTAAGCGCCGTCGATACGACCGGCGCTGGCGATTGCTTCAACGGCGCGCTGGCGGTAGCCCTCGCGCGCGGTGAGACTTTGGACGCGGCCGTAGGCTTCGCCATGGGTGCGGCCGCGTTATCCGTGACGAAGCTCGGCGCACAGTCCGGGATGCCGTCCGCACGTGAAGTCGAGGCCTTTCTGGCCGAGCACGCGGCAGATGCCTAA
- a CDS encoding pseudouridine synthase: MRINKFISETGYCSRREADKLVDSGQVTINGVKAELGSQAEEGDDVRINGKPIKEKRKHVYIALNKPIGITSTTEQHIQGNIVDFVGHDERIFPIGRLDKDSEGLILMTNDGDIVNRILRSEGRHEKEYIVTVDRSVTPSFLRGMSTGVKILGEMTLPCTVTRMTDRVFRIILTEGKNRQIRRMCSAFGYEVRKLKRIRIMNIHLGEMATGSWRELTAAEKAELGGLLDYSLE; the protein is encoded by the coding sequence TTGCGTATTAATAAATTTATTAGTGAAACAGGTTACTGCTCCCGGCGCGAAGCAGATAAGTTGGTGGATAGTGGTCAGGTAACCATTAATGGGGTTAAGGCTGAACTGGGCAGTCAGGCAGAAGAAGGCGACGATGTACGAATCAACGGCAAGCCAATCAAGGAAAAGAGAAAACACGTATATATCGCGCTGAATAAACCGATCGGGATCACAAGCACAACCGAGCAGCATATTCAGGGCAATATCGTTGATTTTGTCGGACACGATGAACGTATCTTTCCAATTGGGCGCCTGGATAAGGACTCAGAAGGTTTGATCCTGATGACCAATGATGGTGATATCGTTAACCGGATTCTTAGATCAGAAGGACGCCATGAGAAAGAGTATATCGTTACTGTTGATCGATCTGTAACCCCGAGTTTCCTTAGAGGTATGAGCACTGGGGTGAAAATCCTGGGTGAAATGACCCTGCCTTGTACAGTGACCCGGATGACGGATCGAGTATTCCGTATCATCCTTACTGAAGGAAAGAACCGTCAGATTCGGCGGATGTGTAGTGCCTTTGGCTACGAGGTTCGTAAGTTGAAGCGTATTCGGATCATGAACATTCACCTTGGAGAAATGGCGACAGGTTCTTGGAGAGAGCTTACCGCTGCTGAAAAAGCAGAGCTGGGCGGTCTGTTGGACTATTCACTGGAATAG
- the motA gene encoding flagellar motor stator protein MotA: MNISTIIGLILGLVSLVFGMFLKGAPLINLVNNPAAYIIIFVGTAGTIFIAFPMSEVKKIPKLFGIVFKNQVLIDRVSLIGTFMDWASTTRREGLLALESKVEEIDDQFLRGGMRMIIDGNDQEFVSDVLMEDIHATEERHRGSALIFAQAGMYAPTLGVLGAVVGLIAALADLSDMEKLSHAIAAAFIATLLGIFSGYVLWHPMSNKLKRMSKQEMEIKLMMVEGLLSIQSGVSTIAINQKLSVFLTPSERKQLEEKEGSSGEKG; encoded by the coding sequence ATGAACATTTCAACGATTATTGGACTAATTTTGGGGCTGGTCTCCCTTGTATTTGGTATGTTCTTGAAGGGTGCGCCCTTAATCAACCTGGTTAACAATCCCGCAGCCTACATTATTATCTTTGTTGGTACGGCAGGAACCATCTTTATCGCATTTCCGATGTCTGAAGTTAAAAAAATCCCTAAGCTTTTCGGGATTGTTTTCAAAAATCAAGTACTTATTGATCGCGTATCCCTGATCGGCACATTTATGGATTGGGCTTCCACTACCCGTCGTGAAGGTTTGCTTGCACTGGAATCAAAAGTAGAAGAGATTGACGATCAGTTCCTTCGTGGCGGTATGCGTATGATTATAGACGGCAACGATCAGGAATTTGTAAGTGATGTGCTCATGGAAGATATTCATGCTACAGAGGAGCGCCACCGTGGCAGTGCCTTGATCTTCGCTCAGGCGGGGATGTACGCACCAACGCTCGGGGTTCTCGGGGCCGTTGTAGGTCTCATCGCAGCACTTGCCGATCTCAGTGACATGGAGAAACTCTCCCATGCGATTGCGGCAGCATTTATTGCAACACTCCTTGGTATATTTAGTGGTTACGTGTTATGGCACCCGATGTCTAACAAGCTGAAACGGATGTCCAAGCAAGAAATGGAGATCAAGCTGATGATGGTTGAAGGACTGTTATCCATACAATCCGGTGTCTCCACCATCGCCATCAACCAAAAGTTATCCGTATTCCTGACACCTTCCGAACGTAAACAACTGGAAGAGAAGGAGGGATCATCAGGTGAAAAAGGCTAA
- the motB gene encoding flagellar motor protein MotB translates to MKKAKKHEPHEEHIDESWLLPYSDLMTLLLALFIVLFGMSSIDAAKFEQMASALNSALNGGSGILDHSSMNPDTPGADLGKNKQEPTEITKKTPAQITDAQMAKKEQEDLEKLKERLDKYISKNGLSDQLNTKLNQSELKITISDNALFSSGRADVKPESRSLAKAISSMLQEFPEYEVVVSGHTDNIPISNNQYKDNWDLSADRALNFLKILLLNSQLDPSKFTPSGYGEYHPIASNDTNTGRAQNRRVEVSIIRKYQSNNTNVKAVGEGN, encoded by the coding sequence GTGAAAAAGGCTAAGAAGCACGAACCACATGAAGAGCATATAGACGAGAGCTGGTTGCTCCCCTATTCCGACTTGATGACCTTGTTGCTCGCTCTGTTTATTGTATTGTTCGGCATGAGTTCAATCGATGCAGCTAAGTTTGAGCAGATGGCTTCCGCACTAAACAGTGCATTAAATGGAGGTTCCGGAATTCTGGACCATTCGTCCATGAATCCGGATACGCCAGGTGCTGATTTGGGTAAGAACAAACAGGAACCTACAGAAATCACCAAGAAAACACCAGCTCAGATTACAGATGCACAGATGGCTAAGAAAGAACAAGAAGACCTGGAGAAACTCAAAGAGCGACTCGACAAATATATCTCGAAGAACGGGCTCTCGGACCAGCTGAACACCAAGCTGAATCAGTCTGAATTGAAGATCACCATCAGTGATAACGCCCTGTTCTCCTCAGGCCGAGCAGATGTGAAGCCTGAATCACGATCCCTGGCCAAAGCAATCTCAAGTATGCTGCAGGAGTTCCCTGAATATGAAGTGGTTGTATCCGGTCATACCGATAATATTCCCATTTCGAACAACCAATATAAGGATAACTGGGATCTAAGCGCAGATCGTGCGCTCAACTTCCTGAAAATCCTGTTGCTGAACTCGCAATTGGACCCTTCCAAATTCACACCAAGTGGTTATGGAGAGTATCACCCGATTGCCAGCAATGACACCAATACCGGACGGGCACAGAATCGCCGTGTAGAGGTATCTATCATTCGGAAGTATCAAAGTAACAATACAAATGTAAAAGCCGTTGGCGAAGGAAACTAG
- a CDS encoding GNAT family protein: protein MALTLYDTAHGISLRLLTPQDTQSYLDLIKVTRVPYQAVEPVRDDEFYTLDAQTRRIEDRVKAAEEGTGYQFGIYTIKDSLLIGQVSINNVVLGVANYADMGYFIHPDYQGGGRMTAAVKLAVAYGFRALKLNRVQAAVLPSNKGSQRVLEKNGFQFEGTARKYLKINGKYQDHQIYAVLAEDLDELAN, encoded by the coding sequence ATGGCACTAACACTCTATGATACAGCCCACGGCATAAGCCTTCGGTTGCTCACACCCCAGGATACACAGTCCTATCTGGACCTGATTAAGGTCACACGCGTCCCATACCAGGCTGTAGAACCCGTGCGAGACGATGAATTCTATACACTGGATGCTCAGACTCGGCGGATTGAGGATCGGGTCAAGGCAGCAGAAGAAGGTACAGGATATCAATTTGGAATCTATACCATTAAAGACAGTCTGCTGATTGGACAAGTAAGTATCAACAATGTCGTACTGGGCGTTGCCAATTATGCTGATATGGGTTACTTTATACATCCGGATTATCAGGGCGGCGGACGAATGACAGCAGCGGTTAAACTGGCCGTAGCTTATGGTTTCCGTGCGCTGAAGTTAAATCGGGTTCAGGCTGCGGTATTACCCTCCAACAAAGGTTCACAGCGCGTACTGGAGAAGAATGGATTCCAGTTTGAAGGTACTGCTCGCAAATACCTCAAGATCAACGGCAAATATCAGGATCATCAGATCTATGCTGTACTTGCTGAAGACTTGGACGAACTTGCGAATTAA
- the serS gene encoding serine--tRNA ligase, translating to MLDVKILRNEYARVEEALTKRGKSLDLIAGFTEMDAKRRELLQESETLKSRRNTVSAEVARLKKNRENADDLIVEMREVSDRIKAMDEEVRELEVKINDLTMAIPNIPNESVPTGASEDDNVEIRRWEEPKSFTFAPKAHWEIAQDLDILDFEAAAKVTGSRFTFYKGLGARLERALINFMMDLHSDQHGYEEILPPYIVNRDSLFGTGQLPKFEEDLFKLKDTEYYLIPTAEVPVTNYHREEILNVDQLPKHFVAYSSCFRSEAGSAGRDTRGLIRQHQFNKVELLKLSTPETSYEELEQMTQNAERVLQLLGLPYRVLTLCTADMGFTSAKTYDIEVWLPESNTYREISSCSNCEDFQARRANIRFRREPKAKPEFVHTLNGSGLAVGRTVAAILENYQQEDGTVVIPEALRPYMGGTSVIAHRS from the coding sequence GTGCTTGATGTGAAAATATTGCGGAATGAGTATGCACGTGTAGAAGAAGCATTGACTAAACGTGGCAAATCGCTGGATCTTATCGCTGGATTTACCGAGATGGATGCCAAGCGTCGGGAATTGCTTCAAGAGAGTGAAACGCTGAAGAGTCGTCGGAATACAGTCTCGGCGGAAGTTGCTAGACTGAAGAAGAATCGTGAGAATGCTGATGATCTGATTGTGGAGATGCGCGAAGTCTCTGATCGAATCAAAGCTATGGACGAAGAAGTTCGGGAACTGGAAGTGAAGATCAATGATCTCACAATGGCGATTCCGAACATTCCTAACGAAAGTGTACCTACTGGGGCTTCTGAAGACGACAATGTTGAGATTCGTCGTTGGGAAGAGCCGAAGTCATTTACTTTTGCACCGAAAGCACACTGGGAAATTGCGCAGGATCTCGATATTCTTGATTTTGAGGCTGCTGCCAAAGTAACAGGTTCCCGTTTTACCTTTTATAAAGGTCTGGGTGCGCGTCTGGAACGTGCATTGATTAACTTCATGATGGATCTGCACAGTGATCAACATGGATATGAAGAGATTCTGCCTCCATACATCGTTAATCGGGACAGCTTGTTTGGAACAGGTCAACTGCCTAAGTTTGAAGAAGATCTGTTCAAGTTAAAAGATACTGAATATTATCTGATCCCTACTGCTGAAGTTCCGGTAACGAACTACCATCGCGAAGAGATTCTGAATGTAGATCAATTGCCTAAGCACTTTGTGGCATACAGTTCTTGTTTCCGCTCTGAAGCCGGTTCCGCTGGACGGGATACACGTGGATTGATTCGTCAGCATCAATTCAACAAAGTAGAGCTGCTCAAGCTCTCTACTCCGGAGACTTCGTATGAAGAGCTGGAGCAAATGACTCAAAATGCGGAGCGTGTGCTTCAATTGTTGGGCTTGCCGTATCGCGTTCTGACATTGTGCACGGCAGATATGGGCTTCACTTCAGCTAAAACGTATGATATTGAGGTATGGTTGCCTGAGAGCAATACCTATCGTGAGATTTCTTCGTGCTCCAACTGTGAGGACTTCCAGGCACGTCGTGCCAATATCCGTTTCCGCAGAGAGCCAAAAGCCAAACCGGAATTTGTTCATACATTGAACGGGTCAGGATTGGCCGTTGGACGGACGGTAGCCGCTATCCTGGAGAACTATCAACAGGAAGATGGTACAGTTGTTATTCCTGAAGCATTGCGTCCTTATATGGGCGGCACTAGTGTGATTGCACATCGCTCTTAA
- a CDS encoding small acid-soluble spore protein P, with product MSKPKTIPVPEAQASEQHRHSSKRSSMQEPLSGSKKVKNQNHVDHLNPQG from the coding sequence ATGAGCAAACCAAAGACAATTCCCGTACCGGAAGCGCAAGCATCCGAACAGCATCGTCATTCATCCAAACGCTCTTCCATGCAGGAACCATTATCCGGTTCCAAAAAAGTAAAAAATCAAAATCATGTGGATCATTTGAATCCCCAAGGTTAA
- a CDS encoding 4a-hydroxytetrahydrobiopterin dehydratase, whose translation MVFSQEEVEAHLGRLEGWELEEGRWIVRKFVFSNYMKGIAFVDEVAAISEAFNHHPFITIDYTTVTLRLTSWDAGGITSVDIKEAGQYNEAYDKMRSE comes from the coding sequence ATGGTTTTTTCGCAAGAGGAAGTCGAAGCTCATCTGGGAAGGCTGGAAGGCTGGGAACTGGAAGAGGGACGGTGGATTGTACGTAAATTCGTGTTCTCCAACTACATGAAAGGGATTGCATTTGTGGATGAGGTCGCTGCGATCTCGGAAGCATTCAATCATCATCCTTTTATTACGATTGACTATACAACGGTTACGCTGCGTCTGACGTCATGGGATGCGGGTGGTATCACATCTGTAGATATCAAGGAAGCAGGACAATATAACGAAGCTTATGACAAAATGAGGTCGGAATAA
- a CDS encoding C40 family peptidase, with protein sequence MTFALSLGAGSAFADSKMDTVIDSAMGTTYKSGGTTLNGFDCSGFTRYVFDKLGIDLARQSSSQFDMGDSVSRMEMRAGDLVFFNTTGKGVSHVGIFVGDGKFAHSSSSKGVTISALSENYWANRYVGAKRIMSTDAYESLALD encoded by the coding sequence ATCACATTCGCTTTATCGCTTGGTGCAGGTAGCGCATTCGCAGATTCAAAGATGGACACAGTAATTGATTCAGCAATGGGAACTACATACAAAAGTGGGGGAACAACGCTTAACGGCTTTGACTGCTCCGGATTTACCCGGTATGTATTCGACAAGTTGGGTATTGATTTGGCACGCCAATCCAGTTCCCAATTCGACATGGGCGATTCCGTATCCCGCATGGAAATGAGAGCTGGCGATCTGGTGTTCTTTAATACAACAGGTAAAGGCGTATCTCATGTAGGAATCTTTGTAGGGGATGGAAAGTTCGCACACTCCTCTTCTTCCAAAGGCGTTACGATCAGTGCATTGAGTGAAAACTATTGGGCCAATCGTTATGTTGGCGCGAAACGGATTATGAGCACGGACGCATATGAATCACTGGCCCTTGACTAG
- a CDS encoding cytochrome c, which translates to MHKWIMSGVFFAACALAIVLMFTLPGKEEVAEEAKPTMPEVTLDAGQAEALVKANCISCHGDQLQGGVGPALANIGSQDDLEKIYSTIVKGKGGMPSFKGKLQDEEIANIAMWLSEKK; encoded by the coding sequence ATGCACAAATGGATCATGAGCGGAGTATTTTTTGCAGCATGCGCTTTAGCTATTGTTTTAATGTTTACGCTTCCAGGGAAAGAAGAAGTGGCTGAAGAAGCCAAGCCAACCATGCCGGAAGTAACATTGGATGCCGGACAAGCTGAAGCACTGGTCAAAGCCAATTGTATCTCCTGTCACGGGGATCAGCTTCAAGGTGGCGTAGGACCTGCTCTGGCCAACATCGGCAGCCAGGATGATCTGGAGAAGATCTATTCTACGATTGTCAAAGGTAAAGGTGGCATGCCTTCCTTCAAGGGCAAACTGCAGGACGAAGAGATTGCAAATATCGCCATGTGGCTGTCAGAGAAGAAATAA